The nucleotide sequence GTATGCCTGTATCCGGTGTAACTTTGCATGTGTAACATGCTGTTATAGATTTCTGTTTCTATTTCTGTTTGTATAAATACGTTATGTTTAAATATCATAACGCTTTAAATTGCAAATGACCATTGATCAAATGGTGGTAATTGGAATACAATATCTTCTGAGGTTAATCACATGGACGAAATTATCCAGCAAATCCGGGACCCTGAACTGCTTTCACAGATCGGGAAGGTGGTTCCGTTCCACGGATACCTGAGTACCGGGGCATTCATAGGTGTCCAGATGTTCAACATTGCAAAAAAGGTACTTGACCTAGAGGATGGAGAGCGCATATTTGTGACATGTGAGACATACAACTGCCTTCCGGATCCTTTCCAGGTACTCGGGGGTGCTACCATCGGAAACAAGGGCTTAAAGATTGCAGACTCCGGGAAGATGGCAGTTGTGGTAAACAGGCATGCTCCGGTGGGTGTGACATCAGTGCGTGGGATCAGGATATACCTGGATCCGGATAGGACAAAAAAATATCCAAAATTACACGCATGGTACCTGAATACTGCGAAGGTCTCCCATAAAGAGGCCATCCATGATCTCATGAAATCCGGAGATGATGCGTATACTTACGAAATGGTCGATGTTGAAGTTCCTATAAAACCAAACAAGTGCATAAAAATGTGTGGGGGGTGCAGGGAATATTTTGTCAAGTATGGAGAAGAAGTTCTCTGCAGTACATGCACAGCATAATAAATAGGTGGAATTGGAGGAAATTAAATGAACGAATCGGTGTTTCAGACAAAAGACGATAAGCAGCTGGTTTATATCCCTGAGAAATGTGTGTTGTGCGGAACCTGCGTAATGATTTGCCCAAAAGATTCTCTTGTGATCGGATCTGTGGGTGCCGTGGCAAGGGGACTCGTTGATAATGCTTTTCTTAATAGCATACCGGATACCTGTATAGTATGCGGGATGTGTGCCAAGGTGTGCCCGACAGGTGCACGGGAAATGAGGCAGGATGGCAAGACTGT is from ANME-2 cluster archaeon and encodes:
- a CDS encoding formylmethanofuran dehydrogenase — encoded protein: MDEIIQQIRDPELLSQIGKVVPFHGYLSTGAFIGVQMFNIAKKVLDLEDGERIFVTCETYNCLPDPFQVLGGATIGNKGLKIADSGKMAVVVNRHAPVGVTSVRGIRIYLDPDRTKKYPKLHAWYLNTAKVSHKEAIHDLMKSGDDAYTYEMVDVEVPIKPNKCIKMCGGCREYFVKYGEEVLCSTCTA